The following are encoded in a window of Podospora pseudoanserina strain CBS 124.78 chromosome 6, whole genome shotgun sequence genomic DNA:
- a CDS encoding hypothetical protein (COG:E; MEROPS:MER0003153; EggNog:ENOG503P24X) has product MATLTSEPSTKEIIIGQVIDALGEHALDTVSPSDKVPSLPRDDSSPDDDFFPHCITQQPIPRPFRGPGAPHNIMVGLEKECPRWAPGSVIRWVALTSGFKTPSDASYAATHLNLACQKWNDLSIGVTFEWVTDPKDATFALCHGGDSGGTLASAFFPNANDLNMMLVYNPVFSMPRWKANLWKVFTHELGHVLGLRHEFAVDVNPETGTVFEAAASVQLGPRNEKSVMNYSRAPPEIQVSDVESTKAFYALREGEGGVPAMVGLTEVVDYVPM; this is encoded by the exons atGGCTACCCTAACCTCCGAACCCTCCACAAAGGAGATCATCATCGGTCAAGTTATCGATGCCCTCGGCGAACATGCCCTCGACACTGTCTCCCCTTCAGACAAGGTCCCCTCCCTACCCAGAGACGACTCCTCCCCCGACGATGACTTCTTCCCCCACTGCATAACCCAGCAGCCCATCCCCAGGCCTTTCCGCGGGCCCGGTGCACCCCACAACATCATGGTCGGTCTCGAAAAGGAGTGCCCGCGATGGGCACCCGGGTCAGTCATCAGATG GGTCGCCCTAACCTCCGGCTTCAAAACCCCCTCCGACGCCTCCTACGCAGCAACCCACCTAAACCTCGCCTGCCAAAAGTGGAACGACCTCTCCATCGGCGTAACCTTCGAATGGGTCACCGACCCCAAAGACGCCACCTTCGCCCTCTGCCACGGCGGCGACAGCGGCGGCACCCTCGcctcagccttcttccccaacgCCAACGACCTCAACATGATGCTCGTCTACAACCCCGTCTTTTCCATGCCCCGGTGGAAGGCAAACCTATGGAAGGTCTTCACCCACGAGCTAGGGCACGTTTTAGGGTTAAGGCACGAGTTCGCGGTGGACGTGAACCCCGAGACGGGGACCGTGTTTgaggcggcggcgtcggTGCAGTTGGGGCCGAGGAACGAAAAGTCGGTTATGAATTACTCGAGGGCCCCGCCAGAAATTCAGGTTAGTGATGTTGAGTCGACAAAGGCGTTTTAtgcgttgagggagggggaagggggggtgcCGGCGATGGTTGGGTTgacggaggtggtggattaCGTGCCCATGTAG
- a CDS encoding hypothetical protein (EggNog:ENOG503P1EI; COG:S), with translation MTTEFQELTVETLGHEPIGWDYDHENDPNAPPDIEAALEKLQPDHGHNDYSQLVAIPVSEEEIEAASKIDYVKWKQERATKPHKGECYGGFEYAEHSYLGDSLTLAWNDGQSYVAKNKPFTLPNGLEVTYGQINGLAGDFYGTVNPISDGRDLQDQRQRFLRAWYWLAVDTTRNPAEAQKILTTLSTEVDMVQAALDKGQDPSTVYPKIPDVNVQLQLYTIARPDECPSYLGLAKINWDHFGADARTAYNACHSVALQVAASGNLELAYAMNAFGDHFLQDSFAAGHMRTPRRKLHDSVGAADLCAKYMHDEDNAIGLSVKSPIGRAWHTFGDKKLLDKEDIANKNEAWNAVRTSADEIYTAWKTKTVPEYPKYAAWNYAPILSEVSSIVAPLFTPDGQRRVDIRKRCQAKYTYKYWYWSTAADCALSGLWKYPIKPTADCGI, from the exons ATGACCACCGAATTTCAGGAACT CACCGTGGAGACCCTAGGTCACGAGCCCATTGGATGGGACTACGACCACGAGAACGACCCCAATGCCCCACCCGACATCGAAGCAGCGCTGGAGAAACTTCAGCCAGACCATGGCCATAACGACTACTCCCAGCTGGTCGCCATTCCTGTCTCTGAGGAAGAGATCGAAGCCGCTTCCAAGATTGACTATGTCAAGTGGAAACAGGAGCGCGCAACGAAACCACACAAGGGTGAGTGTT ACGGCGGTTTCGAGTATGCCGAGCATAGCTACCTCGGTGATTCCCTAACCTTGGCTTGGAACGACGGGCAGTCCTACGTtgccaagaacaagcccTTCACCCTCCCGAACGGACTCGAGGTGACATATGGTCAGATCAACGGACTGGCTGGAGACTTCTACGGCACTGTCAACCCCATCAGCGACGGTAGGGACTTGCAGGACCAGCGCCAGCGTTTCTTGCGAGCCTGGTACTGGCTTGCTGTGGACACGACTCGCAACCCAGCCGAGGCGCAGAAGATTCTCACCACACTCTCGACTGAAGTCGACATGGTGCAGGCCGCACTCGACAAGGGCCAGGATCCGTCGACTGTCTACCCAAAGATTCCGGACGTCAACGTTCAGCTACAGCTCTACACCATCGCTCGTCCTGACGAATGCCCCAGCTATCTTGGCCTGGCCAAGATCAACTGGGACCACTTCGGCGCCGACGCCCGCACTGCTTACAACGCCTGTCACTCCGTCGCCCTGCAAGTCGCCGCCAGTGGGAACCTCGAGCTGGCCTACGCCATGAACGCCTTCGGCGACCACTTCCTCCAGGACTCCTTCGCCGCCGGCCACATGCGCACCCCGAGACGCAAGCTCCACGACAGTGTTGGCGCTGCTGATCTATGCGCCAAGTACATGCACGATGAAGACAACGCGATCGGTCTCTCTGTTAAGAGCCCCATTGGCAGGGCCTGGCACACCTTTGGTGACAAGAAGCTGCTTGACAAGGAAGATATTGCCAACAAAAATGAGGCCTGGAACGCGGTGCGCACATCCGCTGATGAGATTTACACTGCTTGGAAGACAAAGACCGTGCCCGAATATCCGAAGTATGCTGCCTGGAACTATGCCCCGATTCTGAGCGAGGTTTCCAGCATTGTTGCGCCTCTCTTCACGCCGGATGGTCAGCGACGGGTCGATATAAGGAAGCGATGTCAGGCCAAGTATACCTACAAGTACTGGTATTGGTCGACTGCGGCTGATTGCGCGCTGAGCGGGCTGTGGAAGTATCCGATTAAGCCTACGGCGGATTGCGGGATCTGA